A region of the Harpia harpyja isolate bHarHar1 chromosome 14, bHarHar1 primary haplotype, whole genome shotgun sequence genome:
GTTCGCTAACTGGTCTGTAACTATCTTTCCTAGTACTGTCCCTGGCAGGGCTTCCCAACTCCAGCCACCTGTGTCAGGCGGAGCAGTACTGGGCACAGAGCAAGGCAGTGTCCTTGTCACCCCACCGTGAGCCTGCCCGGCTCACAGCGCCAGTGGCCAGCCTCCTATGGGCTTGGCCGCAGGACTGTGTGCTGCTCTGTTTAATTcctctgtatttatatttatgaCATTCAGAGTTGTCCATAGTAGTAGTCTCAgcattttgttacttttttcatTGCCCGATAATTCACAGCTCTGCTCCGATGCCTCAAACCAGTGCAGGAGACAGCTCTGTGCAAGCTACAGCGGCCCATCCATTGCCAGCACCAGACTGTAAATCTTGCTGCTTGCTGCCCTGccaggcaggttttttttcccctgttccttGTTAACTCCAGCAGCCGATGATCATCTTTCCCAGGTCGATGTGATTTCTTTGACACCAGAAttagttttctgctggttttatgtGCCATGCTAGGAATAACAGTCTAGCAGTAACTGCTTCTGGCTCAAATTTCCACCAGTGGAGTAAATAAGGGCATTAGCCCAATCTCCTCAATTCATTTTTGTCCATAGCATGTTGCATTTTGTGATaagctttgtaaaatgtttttagGCTTTTCCCTGACATAAGTGAAGGGTAGACATGCAGACTTTGTGCCTAGAAGTGATGAATTTTAATAGCAGTCTTTCAGTGCTGCTTTAGTCCCTTCCAGACTGGCTTCTCCACCCTGGGATTAACTACAGACAGCCTGTTCCTCCTGCCCAGGAAATGGCTGGCTAGTTCTTGCTCTATCGCGCTTGACACATCACAGGGACAGGAAAGCTTGGTAGTAGCTGCTGCTCCTGTGCATCTGCCTGTGTACATAGGTGAGGTCTTGGAAACATTAGTCCAGTTGCAAATGTGTGGGAATATTACTGGGGTTGACTGCAGCCAGGtttaatcttttcttcctttagagGTCAAAGCTCAAACATCTCTAAGCCATTTTTAAATGGCGATGTTTAGCCAAGGTGTGTGGCAGAAGCATCCATGGACTGAGACCCTTGAGAGTGATGGGCTTAGCCAGCCGTGTTAGCGTTACGTTTCTGAAGGGCCCAGAGCAACCGTTTGCtgttgggggtgggagggtgagTCCCTGTGGGAAGGAGACTGGAGGGAGATGCCTGCCAAAGGCAGTCCTGAGTCCATTCCCTTATCTGCTGACTGGCACTGAAAGCAAGTCATGATTAATTCCTGTGCACCTTGCCTGTGATGTACCACCTTCTCCAGAGATAAGGAGATGCTCTTGTGGAACAGGAGAGAGAGCTGGTGCCAAGACTGCTGGTGCCAATGGGAGGAGGGTCGTGGGGAGTGCAGACCTGGGCTTGACCTGAAACCttctctctctccagctttcaTCCTCATGATTATTCTGGCCCTCATCCGCATCAGCAGAGGCCAAGCTGAAGGTCACCCGTCCATGGCCCAGCTATCAGGCATCCGCAATCTCTTTGGGGTGTGCGTCTACTCCTTCATGTGCCAGCACTCCCTGCCATCCCTCATCACACCCATCTCCAAGAAGAAGCATGTCAACAAGCTCGTGCTGCTTGATTACATCCTGATCCTGGCTTTCTACAGCCTCCTGTCCTTCACTGCCATTTACTGCTTCCGCAATGACACCCTCATGGACATGTACACGCTCAACTTCACCAACTGTGAGATCATCAACATTGCCTTCATTCGCTACTTCCTGGGCCTCTTCCCCGTCTTCACCATCAGCACCAACTTCCCCATCATTGCAGTGACCCTGCGCAACAACTGGAAGACCCTTTTCCACAGAGAAGGAGGGACCTACCCGTGGGTGGTGGATAGGATTGTCTTTCCTGCCATCACGCTGATTCCCCCAGTGCTGGTGGCTTTCTGCACCCACGATCTGGAGTCTTTGGTGGGGATCACGGGAGCCTATGCTGGGAACGGGATACAGTATCTCATTCCGGCTTTCCTCGCGTACTGCAGTCGGAAGGACACTCAGCTGGTCTTCGGCAGTGGGACGGTTAACAAGCACCTCTCCCCTTTCCGGCACACTTTCTGGATTGTGTTCGTGCTTATATGGggcttttcttgctttgtgtTTGTGACTGCAAACATTGTCCTGAGCGAGTCAAAACTCTGATGTGGGGGTAGCGGCACGCTCCCTCCTGGGCTCCAGAGACTTCAGCATTTCAGCTCCCCCTCTGGGACTGTGGAGTGGGGGAGAGGCAGCATGAAGGGAAGTTTCCAGGCCGTTGGCTTGGTGGCACAGGTTAGACCTGGACACAGACTTTCTTCACTCCATTTTGGGTGTGGATGGAGTGGACTCAGCCTTGTTACAATCTGGTTCTCAGACCCACTATACAAAGCCATGGGGCTGAGCCCTTGGCAGCCTGCACGATTAACCAGTGTCCAGCCATTTCTGCCTTCAGCTCTGTTGGAGCATCACTTTCTCTGTCCCTGCAGTGGCTCTCTGTGTGCTGCAGGTCTCAGCACACGGGAGAGCAGACAGCCTTGGCTGCTCACTACACTAATTGGCTAAATGTCCCTTCTCCCAAAGGCAGGGACGTGCTGTGCAGAATCTGGCAGGAGTTTGGGAGAACTGAGTCTCTTCTTTCTGCTGAGACCCTTCAAATCAACCTCCTGTACCAGTTGAGGGAAGAAATTAGGGTGGGAGTAGAcctaattcagaagaaaataattttgtgctctcttacttttttttttttttttctagaggcaTTAACCTGTTTGTGCACCATGGATTGCCTGGGATCTGAGATCTTTTGCTTAGAGCTGGAATTCTCCAGCCCAGGAGTTTACATTCACACTTCTCATCCTGTTCTCCTGTGCTGTGGCAACCCCAGCCGGACAGAGCAATGCCCCTACGCATGCAGGGATACAGCTCTTCACCCCTGGAAAGGAAACTGCAGCCTTGCTTCCCTTGGCTCCTGCATGCAGCTCGGTGGTTTCAGCTGGCAGAGCCCTTCTCCCTTTCTTACCTTTGCACAGGGCTGGTACAACCAGCCAGACCCTGACTCCAGTGGTCAGGATTTGTGTTGGCTGGGGAGGTGCTAATTACCCAGTCCTGACACGTGTGAGGCCTGTAAGAGCTCTGGCTCTGCACACTGATGCGTTTCCAGCCTCCTGTGCTGGGTAATTAGCCTTGAAACAAGGTGGGTGTTAACTCAAGGGAATGGGCTCGTGCCAGGAGGAAGCGGCAGTGCcctggctcagccctgcctgcctgcaggagcAGAGCTCCCAAGAGCTCTAGGAGAGCAAAAACTGAAACCTGCTGCAACTGGCCTTGAATCCCCCCCTCTTCTCTTTCTGCGCAGGGGTTAAGGTGGGCTTTGGGCTGGTGCTGCTCAGCTTATCTGAGAATTGGGCTGCCTGTTACCTTAGGCAGCCAGTGCTCTAGGTGAGTCTCTGCTTTTGAGGCTACTGGTGGTCACTGTACTACCACATGGTGACAAACAGCACTGGGTCCTGTGCTCTGAGACCCTTGGGCAAAGATCATATGGGTTTTCCTAATAATAGGAAGAACTTTAAAAGTTTTCACCTGAAATATTTTAACCTCCCCCTTATTAAAGCAGGTTCAAAGCCAGGTGCATGTCACTTACATTAGATCCTCTTGCCCTCTGCACTTGCTGCAGTATTAAGTGTCACCGCTTGCTAAAGCAAGCTTTGAACTGCAGCTCTTTTTAATCAAGCTCTGTTTTCAAGTAGGACTTTCTGGTTTCCATATGACCTGAAGTGCTCCTCCTGGGGGAATATGCAAGTACCTGGAGCTGTATAAAAACACTTCAtggcttttaaagcaaaaaccTGCACCTCTCAAGCCTGAGCACCGCTACTGTGTCCTTGCCGAGCTGCTTAGAGAGGATCCAGGGGGACTGTTTGCCTCCTCTCCAGCTTGATCCTAGACAGGCATTGGCAGCCCTTGCTAGTGAGTTTAAACATCCCCAAGCGCTCCGGGGAAGCTGATGTGGCGTCTTCGGTGCCAAATTAACAAGTTATTTTACAGGTAGCTGGTGCTGGTGTCTCATTTAGGAAGAGGTATGTTGGAGGGCAAATTCATGGGGCAGCTGAGCTGGGAGCCACCTGcgaggcagctgggagctgggcagagccagAGGGAGGAATTTAATACTGATGAAATGAGCCTTTggaaagctggagaggctgcaggggctGTTCCACTACACAAGTGCACAGGTGTGGGTTTATGGAGGGGGCTGAGGCCTTTTGACTGCACTGTCTGCCCTAAGCTGCCCGTGCTTTGCAAGGCACTTGGTTCACCCTCCATCCCTTCAAGTGCCCATTTCAATCTCTTGCCTTCACATTTCATTGCCAGCCGGAGAACGGGGCTGTTCCGTTATTTCATCTCCTCTCATCCTCCCTTTCCCTCTTAGGGCTGCCCTTggtctccctcccttcctgcccctACTTCATACAGGGTAGCCTCCCACCTGCCTTCCTTGGGGTGGGAGTAGGGAGGGAGCCCAGCCTGGCGCACCCTCTCCTGCCATCTCTTACAGTTAAAGATGTGCCTTCTCTTCCCTGGCCTGGGTGACCACCTCTCCTCCTCGGCACGGTGCGTGGCAGTGACTTCTAAGGGGCCTTAGCTCTAAGAGCTGCTTGCATCCAGGTTCTGGATGCAGTGGCGTGGTGAGGGCTCCCGTCCTGGCCCCAGCCTTTGCCGTGGTACCTTACCGAGAAGGACTCTGGTCCCCGAGGAGCACGAGtgctttcttaaataaataacCACACATTCCCAGACACCCGCTGTCCTtgcacagcagcaaaacaaatctATCTGAGGAATTGGGGTGATTAACGGAAAGAAGCTCTATGGCAGAGAGAccatttttcatataaaacatgACAGCAATGCCTTAAAAATTACCGGATAAAGTGGGAAGGGGAGGGCTCAGCAGAGCCAGCGCTGGCTGGCGGGGGACGCTAGGTGACCTGGGCTCGGCTCTCGCCCATCACAAATAAGTCCATTTTTATTTGGCTGTTATCAATACTAACAATTCGTTATTACACATTCTCACGTGATGCTTGTCCTGGCtgtaattagtttttaaaaaacgggattgaaaacaataaaatgcacaTTATACATCTGGTTTAGTCTGGCTTCTTTTtccaccctcttcctcctctcgtGCATGCTCTGAGCAGCTATTCCTGGAGAGGACGGCTGTGACTGATGGGGCTGTGGGCCAAGGAGAAATGGCAAGCGGAGAGGCTAATGGAGACCCTCACCTTTTCTTCTCTATTAGCCTCCTGCAACTCTGGGTGGTAGCTGCAAACTCAATTAAAACATCTGTACTTTCCCTTTCTCAATTATGTCTCCTTA
Encoded here:
- the TMEM104 gene encoding transmembrane protein 104 isoform X2 — protein: MAGGITDTGELYSPYVGLVYMFNLIVGTGALTMPKAFATAGWLVSLVLLMFLGFMSYMTTTFVVEAMAAANAQLRWKRMEKRKEDDEDEDSSSGVSDSDVLLQDGYERAETRPILSVQRRGSPNIFEITERVEMGQMASMFFNKVGVNLFYFCIIIYLYGDLAIYAAAVPVSLMQVTCATGNHSCSVGDGTKYNDTDKCWGPIRRIDAYRLYLAAFTLLLGPFTFFNVQKTKYLQIMTSLMRWIAFILMIILALIRISRGQAEGHPSMAQLSGIRNLFGVCVYSFMCQHSLPSLITPISKKKHVNKLVLLDYILILAFYSLLSFTAIYCFRNDTLMDMYTLNFTNCEIINIAFIRYFLGLFPVFTISTNFPIIAVTLRNNWKTLFHREGGTYPWVVDRIVFPAITLIPPVLVAFCTHDLESLVGITGAYAGNGIQYLIPAFLAYCSRKDTQLVFGSGTVNKHLSPFRHTFWIVFVLIWGFSCFVFVTANIVLSESKL
- the TMEM104 gene encoding transmembrane protein 104 isoform X1, with translation MAGGITDTGELYSPYVGLVYMFNLIVGTGALTMPKAFATAGWLVSLVLLMFLGFMSYMTTTFVVEAMAAANAQLRWKRMEKRKEDDEDEDSSSGVSDSDVLLQDGYERAETRPILSVQRRGSPNIFEITERVEMGQMASMFFNKVGVNLFYFCIIIYLYGDLAIYAAAVPVSLMQVTCSATGNHSCSVGDGTKYNDTDKCWGPIRRIDAYRLYLAAFTLLLGPFTFFNVQKTKYLQIMTSLMRWIAFILMIILALIRISRGQAEGHPSMAQLSGIRNLFGVCVYSFMCQHSLPSLITPISKKKHVNKLVLLDYILILAFYSLLSFTAIYCFRNDTLMDMYTLNFTNCEIINIAFIRYFLGLFPVFTISTNFPIIAVTLRNNWKTLFHREGGTYPWVVDRIVFPAITLIPPVLVAFCTHDLESLVGITGAYAGNGIQYLIPAFLAYCSRKDTQLVFGSGTVNKHLSPFRHTFWIVFVLIWGFSCFVFVTANIVLSESKL
- the TMEM104 gene encoding transmembrane protein 104 isoform X3, giving the protein MPSYDGREWKNARRMMRMRILPLEYLTVMFSSKMAMSEQRHDLSCQFRDVAHPISLKSLRGWKWARWLPCSSIKLCSHQVCEHQLDVCLWLLQVDSFIWQMTYVRPVGLDQQLEDGLELEGLVSVGVNLFYFCIIIYLYGDLAIYAAAVPVSLMQVTCSATGNHSCSVGDGTKYNDTDKCWGPIRRIDAYRLYLAAFTLLLGPFTFFNVQKTKYLQIMTSLMRWIAFILMIILALIRISRGQAEGHPSMAQLSGIRNLFGVCVYSFMCQHSLPSLITPISKKKHVNKLVLLDYILILAFYSLLSFTAIYCFRNDTLMDMYTLNFTNCEIINIAFIRYFLGLFPVFTISTNFPIIAVTLRNNWKTLFHREGGTYPWVVDRIVFPAITLIPPVLVAFCTHDLESLVGITGAYAGNGIQYLIPAFLAYCSRKDTQLVFGSGTVNKHLSPFRHTFWIVFVLIWGFSCFVFVTANIVLSESKL